From the genome of Setaria viridis chromosome 1, Setaria_viridis_v4.0, whole genome shotgun sequence:
gagaTGTGTTTTGCAGCTATTAGATCATGCATTTCATCTAGCATACATGTTTTAATTTTCTGCCGATTTTACTGCATTGAGCTAATTTACTTCTTCACTTGTAAACTGCAGTTACATCGACAACAAGAAGGAACATTGGTACCCGGGAGCCATGATCGTCCTCCGGGATGTCGATGAGACCAACAAGCTGAAGGTATCAATATGGTTCCGGCACACGCTCAACTTTCAGGACATGGGCATGAGGTTCGTGAGGCGGGAGCTCGTGCTCCAGGAGATGATCAGAGTCTTGAAGGACCTCGAGATAGAGTACCGGATGCTGCCGCTCGATGTTAACGTGCGGAATGCGCCTCCGATCCAATCCACAAGGATGCCCACGACATGGAGTTACTCGTGAGGCGATGACAAGGCTGGAGCTTTCAGCCGTGAGATTGCCGATGAGCAACTTGCTACCTTGGTGGGTGTCAGCGCAAAGTGGTTTTCGCTGCAGGTGCTTGGTAGCAACTAGAGCTAGAGAACAGCAGATTAGCATTGTAGAGAGCTGTTAGCGGTGCCGCCTGCAGCCGTCGCTTGTGTGCGCCCTGTAATTACTGTACCCTGTTGCGTGATTATACTTTTCTGTACATTGGATGGAAAATGGTTGCTGAGAGGAGAAATTTCCAATTTCATCATTCTCAAAAGTGGGCTTCGCCTAAATACCATCCCGCAGATGGGTCTCACCAAATTGTCATTGTGAAACTGTGTCCACCCGCCCAAACGCCGttctttccttttctatttCATTTTGTGATTTCAACCATCCTTTGTCAGCTGAACTGACTAATTTACCCCTGGCTGGCCGAGAGGATAAGGTTCTGGCCGCGATGTCCTCTGTCTCTCGCGCCCCTACGTCGTCCCCGTCGCGCGCCGCTATCTTCCTCGCTCGACCTGGACAGCcatggcgccacgccgccaccagcGCGCCGTACGGACCCGCCACGGCGCCACCAAGCGCCCACCCCAGGCTGCCGTTGTGGCCGGCTATGGCAGCTACTTGAAATCGTTGAGGTCACTAATGGCGCCCACGATGCCGTGTTCAAGATGGACTTCACGTCTTCACTGCATGTTTAAAACTTCAAATACGCAAATACGAAGACAGATAAACGATTTAAATTAACCATCGATGATCGATGCTTAACTAACTGAATTAAATGGAGAGGTACAGAAACATGAAGGACGCCATGCTGGTGGCCGGCACTGTGCTCCGCTACCACAACGCGCAAGGAGCCAAGGACTTTGATCCCGAAGCCAACGGAGACACGAGCACCGGCGTGTAGGCACATATAGCGCAAACCCGTCGGAGCCGGACTGCtgtccgacggcggcggggaccggGCCGAGGCATCCTGATTTCTCCACGCCGTCGACGACCTGCGCTGGCCCGCTCCGCCGTCGCCTTCGCGTCCATCGGCAGCCGTCAGGAGTCAATCGTTGCGGATGGGGGACGGGAGGCAATGCAGACCTCCATTGCCGCGCCTATCGAGCGTAAGCGGAGGGGCCCAGGCGGGATTAGGATGGTGCACACGCCCCTAGCGACGCACCAACGcgtcgcggcgccggcgggcacgGAGGGAAAGAAAGAGGGCGAGATGAAGCTAGAGTTCGGTCCAATCCAGGCTAAGGGCACAATGGTCCGCTCACCTGATAAAATATAGTTGAGAtcacaaaatgaattagaaAAATGAAGAAAGGCATTGTGGCGTGTGGATACAGTTTCGGCAATCTGGCGAAACCCATTTGCGGGTTGATATTTGGACGAAACCCGCTTTTGAGGATGGTGAAATTGCAAATTTCTCTTCTGAGGGAGAGTGATAATTCGAAACGGCAAGTATGGCATGATAGTTGCTTTCCAAAGAAAAaagtatggcatggtagtgatgtTGTGTACGCGAACTTTGTGACTTCTCATTCCAGCGCAACTGCGCAGCCACGGAGCCGCTGATGCCCCGTTGCCGTCACCGTCGTGAAGATGCTCGCGCCGGCCAGTTGCCAAAGCAGAATGGATGCAAGGAGGATGCTGGATGCGCATGCGGCAGTAACATTGAAGATGCGGGCCGTAGGGTGGGTGCGTCGTGCCGGGATTGTGGAGAGATGAGGATGCAGAGTGTTCAGCTATAGAACAGGAGCAGCTGTGATGAAATGTGGGTGCTCGTCTGCGAGGTGCCTGAAGTTCTGAACTTTCCCCAACAGAATCCAACTTCATAAAAATCAACgtttaattcttgtttaagaACTTCAAATCTTGCCCAAAAAGAATATGTTTCAGTTCCATCTCAGTCCTAATCAATCTATCGACTATCCTGGTGAATCCATCGAAGCTTAAACAGCAGAACACCCAAATTCAGAAAGAACTGAATGCAGAATGCAGAATGAACTACTAAGGACTACCTGAACAGTTCGTTGAGAAATTAATCTAAGATCTTGCACTCGGTACcatcttattttattttttttgagcaATGCCATCTTATTTTATCAACGTACTACTACAAAACCTCAACCGAGACATCAACCCAAGTTCAAAGTTCTGAACATCTATATCAGGGGTGAGAACTCTACGGACAATCTCTCGCCAAAGGGAATTACGAATTCAAGCGTCTAAACAACTATAGCAGAGGGATTATAATTTCTGACAAATGGAGCTGTCACCAATTCTAAGAACCATATGCATGTCACTTGCTCCAATTTTCAGTAGCAACTGCGATCGCGCACTCTTACGGCGTTGCCGCTGCATCCTGGAGTTCAAACCCTCTCTCCACCGCGTAGTCCACGAAGCTGTACAAGGGGAGCACCCGGTCGCCGTACTTGTCCCCGAACCTGTCGGCCTCCGTCTTGGCCTGCGCCTTGAGCTCCTCCACGATGCCGAGCGCGCGGTCCATGCCCAGCGCGCGCAGGACGCTGGCGTTCCTCCTCATCTTACCGTTCCCGGACGCGCTCCGGATGTCGTCGACGAGCTCGTAGAGGACGCCGATGGTGCGGCCGTAGCGCCGCAGCGCGGCCTCCTCGTCGGGCCCGGCCCCGCCGAGCATGGCGCCGCAGGCGGCGGAGCACTCGGCCATCTCGCCGAACTTCTTCGTCAGGACCCGCATGACCTCGGCCTCGCCgagcgcggtggcgccggccagATCGAGGAACTGGCCCGCCGCCATGCCGGTGGATCCGACGGCGCGCGCGAGCTCCGCGAGGACGCGGAGGAGCACAGCGTGGGGAACCGGGTCCGGGGACGGGGTGTGGGCGATGACGTGGGTGTAGGCGAGCGGGAAGAGCGCGTCGCCCGCGAGGACGGCCATGTCGGTGCCGAAGGCGGCGTGCGTGGagggccgcccgcgccgcgtgGGTGCGGCGTCGAAGCAGGGCAGGTCGTCGTGCACGAGCGACGCCGCGTGGAGCATCTCgagggccgccgcggccgggagcgcggccgcgcgcggcgcgccgaggagctcgcaggCAGCGACGCAGAGCACAGGGGGCGCCCGCTTGGCGCCCCCCTCCTTGCCGGCGCCCGGGAGGACAGCGTAGCGCATGGCGGAGTGGATGCTCTCCGGGGGGCGCATGGGCATCGCGGCGTCGAGCTCGGACTCCACGTCGGCGATCAGGGAGGTCCAGTAGCGGCGCAGATCGaaagaggcggaggcggcgggcgcggcagaGGACGCCCGGACGGGCAGCAAGTGGTGGGAtctggaggaggagaggagcttggggagggggaggaaggtGGAGGAGAGAGCCATGGCGATGGAGAAAGAATTCGGGGGGAGGATTGGGGTTCGGATGTGGTTTCCTGTACTTGGGTGCGTGGTGATGACGATGGCACTAGTCGCGCTTGGATTGGGTTTTTCTCCACTCTTCGCCACTATCAGTGTTGCCTACGGATTTGAGCGTTCTACATGTGCATGACACGTCACAACACGATTTTCACAAACATTCAAACAAGATTACACAACAGTATCTATTGCTCTTCTCAACCATGCACAGCTGTTCTCCAATTCTTGGACT
Proteins encoded in this window:
- the LOC117866137 gene encoding heterodimeric geranylgeranyl pyrophosphate synthase small subunit, chloroplastic, whose protein sequence is MALSSTFLPLPKLLSSSRSHHLLPVRASSAAPAASASFDLRRYWTSLIADVESELDAAMPMRPPESIHSAMRYAVLPGAGKEGGAKRAPPVLCVAACELLGAPRAAALPAAAALEMLHAASLVHDDLPCFDAAPTRRGRPSTHAAFGTDMAVLAGDALFPLAYTHVIAHTPSPDPVPHAVLLRVLAELARAVGSTGMAAGQFLDLAGATALGEAEVMRVLTKKFGEMAECSAACGAMLGGAGPDEEAALRRYGRTIGVLYELVDDIRSASGNGKMRRNASVLRALGMDRALGIVEELKAQAKTEADRFGDKYGDRVLPLYSFVDYAVERGFELQDAAATP